A genomic region of Gemmata massiliana contains the following coding sequences:
- a CDS encoding DUF4175 family protein, with the protein MAAVLEQAEAATKNGTRVDEQIAQATSRIRTHDITFGGLVLVAFVLVYATAMILLDKYLGLAEWLRQVAFLGFLAACAGIAYATILSPLRKKINPLYAAKRVESTIDDAKNSVTGYVDAQQQGTLNATVKAALAHRAAKSVAAADVNKAVDHRGLLYLGGTSVALFLTLIVLFFVFRPAQFSSLVGRAFVPFGSGDIVTRTHIDVVRPDPAEATVTTGQTIVVAVHVGGKIPSADGPERVRLMIRHNQADPNYTELPMVQGDTSRDFELRVPDHLVQYGFWYKVAGGDYTTPEYRVTVRTLPLFTEFQATYEYPAYLRRKTEPTNDPQLRAPRGTTVTLVGRTNRDVREGTMVVEPGGVRVTGTPVADKPDSLAFKLKLTESGSYKLSFNATTGEHSTDSFQSRILVEADKAPEIAINKPEEDEITAPTNGQIAIDGKVGDDFGIDTITLKMKIVSPVERPLLDRPYLNGKDKSFHRKKDNTWPTDVDYKGSVDLAQLKADPTGLPLTLTPDMVIEFWLEATDNCTEPKPNLGRSVAKRVRLTPPKVEPQDKQKLDQDKANRKDEEQKHDAQQEQKLDQENRDPKNGNNGGQNQNQPDQKTEPKNGTNGEGTKEGPPDPTKMPPPNKDKSEPKTDNPMGGMSETGNPMGSPTPKGGMNDPSSKPMGSTEPNGTNTQNGTNPDRPMPEAPPPKSPEEKSVQDRADKLNNAIEKEKQEGGSGKSNPSANENERTDSAQQKKQPPAGDMGNATEPKPEPKQGEPNNPMQDNAPASGKSEGKLEKPSNPAEPKPEPKQGEPKPGNDPMNKAGQKNTAPSETRDEPVGAPPGVDKEPKQSQPNPKDPNPKDPKDPNPNPDQKQDPNSGSKAKSATQKGDEQQGGMSDSTDKKDPAADAGSGPKPMREPTRGEDKPNQPQNQPQPAGGTKPENKQPDAGDAKPNKAPAPSENKPKPEDMMSGGTGTPESKPEGDANQSTKPNSTGAAETKSAGNKNAPMNGGNSGADEGRDKPPPQEGAQPSGGRDQEPPKQKELDDNQRKELEEAARNLTSPDEKKKQDARNKLDKAIGEDKRKEMEKLANDLQSPDENKRAEAQRKLDELKKQAQQQQGKPNGENGGKPDEKQMKELEQAAKDLNSPDKNKQQEARDKLDKAIGEDKRKELEQLAKDLQSGDKSKQQAAQKKIEDAVKNAKGGGGDQGDQKNAPKLDEKQMKELEQAAKDLTSPDEKKKQDAREKLDKAIGEDKRKEMEKLANDLQSPDEKTRAEAQRKLDELKKQAQQQQGKPNGENGGKPDEKQMKEIADAMKDLQSGDEQKKQAAQQKLDKMVGEKNRKEAEQLMKDLQSGNKETREAAEKKLDDLKKQLEKQQAGKNGKDGKGKEPSKEELADLMKKAQDLQSKDKDTREKAEKDLDNKLGKENREKLQKELEDKKPGGDPQQDEKLKEQLEQMAKEPSNQSHEPTQNGPGSSPPPKGAMEEDPQNRLKTAELRLEDFERKRYDEEFQKKQGFSEAEYKKFLDDYTKHVENLRKEANQPAGNKPPQPGSSEPGGPILGGGGNKVAPSAKLDSSGTGGGSTVAPPGFENSKNKFQKLIQEKK; encoded by the coding sequence ATGGCCGCGGTTCTTGAGCAAGCCGAAGCCGCCACGAAGAACGGCACGCGGGTCGACGAACAGATCGCCCAGGCGACCAGCCGCATTCGCACCCACGATATCACGTTCGGGGGGCTGGTTCTCGTCGCGTTCGTGCTGGTTTACGCCACCGCGATGATCCTGCTCGACAAGTACCTCGGGCTCGCCGAGTGGCTGCGCCAAGTCGCGTTCCTCGGGTTCCTGGCCGCGTGCGCGGGCATCGCCTACGCCACGATCCTCAGCCCGCTCCGCAAGAAGATCAACCCTCTGTACGCGGCCAAGCGGGTCGAGAGCACCATCGACGACGCCAAGAACAGCGTCACCGGGTACGTGGACGCCCAGCAACAGGGCACGCTCAACGCCACCGTAAAGGCCGCGCTCGCGCACCGGGCCGCGAAGTCCGTGGCCGCGGCCGACGTGAACAAGGCCGTCGACCACCGCGGGCTGCTCTACCTCGGCGGCACCTCGGTCGCGCTCTTCCTCACGCTCATCGTGCTGTTCTTCGTGTTCCGGCCGGCACAATTCTCCTCGCTCGTGGGGCGAGCGTTCGTCCCGTTCGGCTCCGGTGACATCGTCACGCGCACGCACATCGACGTCGTGAGGCCCGACCCGGCCGAAGCCACGGTCACCACCGGCCAAACGATCGTGGTCGCGGTTCACGTGGGCGGGAAGATCCCGAGCGCGGACGGCCCCGAGCGCGTGCGCCTGATGATCCGGCACAATCAGGCCGACCCAAATTACACCGAACTCCCAATGGTGCAGGGGGATACCTCGCGGGACTTTGAACTCCGCGTGCCGGACCACCTCGTACAGTACGGGTTCTGGTACAAGGTTGCCGGCGGCGATTACACGACGCCCGAATACAGGGTTACGGTGCGCACGCTGCCGCTGTTCACTGAGTTTCAGGCCACATACGAGTACCCGGCCTACCTGCGCCGTAAGACCGAGCCCACGAACGATCCGCAGCTCCGTGCTCCACGCGGCACGACGGTCACACTCGTCGGGCGCACCAACCGCGATGTGCGCGAAGGAACGATGGTCGTCGAACCGGGTGGCGTCCGCGTGACCGGTACCCCCGTCGCCGATAAGCCTGATAGCCTGGCGTTCAAGCTCAAGCTCACGGAATCGGGCAGCTACAAACTCAGTTTCAACGCGACCACCGGCGAGCACAGCACGGATTCGTTCCAGTCCCGGATTCTCGTCGAAGCGGACAAGGCGCCGGAAATCGCCATCAACAAACCGGAAGAAGACGAGATCACCGCCCCCACGAACGGGCAAATCGCGATCGACGGCAAGGTCGGCGACGACTTCGGCATCGACACGATCACGCTCAAAATGAAGATCGTGTCGCCGGTCGAGCGCCCGCTGCTCGACCGCCCGTACCTGAACGGCAAGGACAAGTCGTTCCACCGGAAGAAAGACAACACCTGGCCCACCGACGTCGACTACAAGGGCTCGGTCGACCTCGCGCAGCTCAAGGCGGACCCGACCGGGCTCCCGCTCACGCTCACACCCGACATGGTGATCGAGTTCTGGCTCGAAGCCACCGACAACTGCACCGAGCCGAAGCCGAACCTGGGGCGCTCGGTCGCGAAGCGCGTGCGCCTCACCCCGCCGAAGGTCGAGCCGCAGGACAAGCAGAAGCTCGACCAGGACAAGGCGAACCGTAAAGACGAAGAACAAAAGCACGACGCGCAACAGGAACAGAAGCTCGATCAAGAGAATCGCGACCCGAAGAACGGCAACAACGGCGGGCAGAACCAAAACCAACCTGACCAGAAAACCGAACCGAAGAACGGCACCAACGGCGAGGGGACAAAAGAAGGCCCACCCGATCCGACGAAGATGCCTCCGCCGAACAAGGACAAGAGCGAGCCGAAGACCGACAACCCAATGGGCGGGATGTCCGAGACAGGCAACCCGATGGGTAGCCCCACGCCGAAGGGTGGCATGAACGACCCATCCTCGAAGCCGATGGGTTCCACGGAACCGAACGGCACGAACACGCAGAACGGTACCAATCCGGACAGGCCCATGCCGGAAGCGCCTCCGCCCAAGTCGCCGGAGGAGAAGTCCGTCCAGGATAGGGCTGACAAGCTCAACAACGCGATCGAGAAGGAAAAGCAGGAAGGCGGTTCCGGAAAATCGAACCCGAGCGCCAACGAGAACGAGCGCACCGATTCCGCGCAACAGAAGAAGCAGCCGCCCGCGGGCGACATGGGCAACGCGACCGAGCCGAAGCCGGAACCGAAACAGGGCGAACCCAATAACCCGATGCAGGACAATGCCCCGGCAAGCGGGAAGTCCGAAGGGAAGCTCGAAAAGCCGAGCAACCCCGCGGAGCCGAAACCGGAACCGAAACAGGGCGAACCGAAGCCGGGCAACGACCCGATGAACAAAGCGGGCCAGAAGAACACCGCGCCGTCCGAAACGCGCGACGAACCGGTCGGCGCGCCGCCGGGCGTCGACAAGGAACCCAAGCAGTCACAACCGAACCCCAAAGACCCGAACCCCAAAGATCCGAAAGATCCGAATCCCAACCCGGATCAAAAGCAAGACCCGAACTCGGGTTCCAAGGCCAAGTCCGCGACCCAAAAGGGCGACGAGCAACAGGGCGGCATGTCGGACTCCACCGACAAGAAAGACCCGGCCGCGGACGCTGGCAGTGGCCCCAAGCCGATGCGTGAACCCACTCGGGGCGAAGACAAGCCCAATCAGCCCCAGAACCAACCTCAACCAGCGGGTGGAACCAAGCCCGAGAACAAGCAACCCGACGCGGGCGACGCGAAGCCGAACAAGGCTCCGGCTCCCAGCGAAAACAAACCCAAACCCGAAGACATGATGTCTGGCGGGACGGGCACGCCCGAATCCAAGCCGGAGGGCGACGCGAACCAGTCAACGAAGCCCAACAGCACCGGCGCCGCCGAAACCAAATCGGCCGGCAACAAGAACGCACCCATGAACGGCGGTAACTCGGGCGCCGACGAAGGCCGGGACAAGCCGCCACCGCAAGAAGGCGCCCAACCGAGTGGTGGCCGCGACCAGGAACCGCCCAAACAAAAGGAACTCGACGACAACCAGCGCAAGGAACTGGAAGAAGCGGCGCGGAACCTCACCAGCCCGGACGAGAAGAAGAAGCAGGACGCGCGCAACAAACTCGACAAGGCCATCGGTGAAGACAAGCGCAAGGAAATGGAGAAACTGGCGAACGATCTCCAGTCGCCCGACGAGAACAAGCGCGCCGAGGCCCAGCGCAAACTCGATGAACTCAAGAAGCAGGCTCAACAGCAGCAGGGCAAACCGAACGGCGAAAACGGCGGAAAGCCCGACGAAAAACAAATGAAGGAACTGGAACAGGCCGCTAAAGACCTCAACAGTCCCGACAAGAACAAGCAACAGGAAGCACGCGACAAGCTCGATAAGGCGATCGGCGAGGACAAGCGCAAGGAACTCGAACAGCTCGCCAAGGATCTCCAATCGGGCGACAAGAGCAAGCAACAGGCCGCGCAGAAGAAGATCGAAGACGCCGTGAAGAACGCCAAAGGCGGTGGCGGGGATCAAGGCGATCAGAAGAACGCCCCCAAGCTCGACGAAAAGCAGATGAAGGAACTGGAGCAGGCTGCAAAAGACCTGACCAGCCCAGACGAGAAGAAGAAACAGGACGCGAGAGAGAAGCTCGACAAGGCCATCGGCGAGGATAAGCGCAAAGAGATGGAGAAGCTGGCGAACGACCTCCAATCGCCCGACGAGAAGACGCGCGCCGAGGCTCAGCGCAAGCTCGATGAACTCAAGAAACAGGCCCAACAGCAGCAGGGTAAGCCAAACGGCGAAAACGGCGGGAAGCCCGACGAGAAGCAGATGAAGGAGATCGCCGACGCGATGAAGGATCTCCAAAGTGGTGACGAGCAGAAGAAACAGGCCGCGCAACAAAAGCTCGACAAGATGGTCGGCGAAAAGAACCGCAAGGAAGCCGAACAACTGATGAAGGATCTCCAGTCCGGCAACAAGGAAACGCGCGAGGCCGCGGAGAAGAAACTCGACGACCTGAAGAAGCAACTGGAGAAACAGCAGGCGGGCAAGAACGGAAAGGATGGGAAAGGGAAGGAACCGTCGAAGGAAGAACTCGCGGACCTCATGAAGAAGGCGCAAGACCTTCAGTCAAAGGACAAAGACACGCGCGAGAAGGCCGAAAAAGACCTGGACAACAAGCTCGGCAAGGAGAACCGCGAGAAGCTGCAAAAGGAGCTAGAGGACAAGAAGCCGGGCGGCGATCCGCAACAGGACGAGAAGCTCAAGGAGCAACTGGAGCAGATGGCGAAAGAGCCGTCGAACCAGTCACACGAACCGACCCAGAACGGCCCCGGCTCCAGCCCCCCGCCGAAAGGTGCGATGGAAGAAGACCCGCAGAACCGCCTGAAGACCGCGGAACTCCGGCTCGAAGACTTCGAGAGAAAGCGCTACGACGAGGAATTCCAGAAAAAGCAGGGGTTCTCGGAAGCGGAATACAAGAAATTCCTGGACGACTACACGAAGCACGTGGAGAACCTGCGCAAAGAGGCGAACCAACCAGCCGGTAACAAGCCGCCGCAACCCGGCTCCAGCGAACCGGGCGGCCCCATCCTCGGAGGGGGCGGCAACAAGGTCGCCCCCTCCGCGAAGTTAGACAGCTCCGGCACCGGTGGCGGATCGACCGTCGCCCCGCCCGGCTTCGAGAACTCGAAGAACAAGTTCCAGAAGCTGATCCAGGAGAAGAAGTGA